The proteins below come from a single Triticum aestivum cultivar Chinese Spring chromosome 5D, IWGSC CS RefSeq v2.1, whole genome shotgun sequence genomic window:
- the LOC123122120 gene encoding uncharacterized protein isoform X1: MERQPEQPLPEAQIDNGSSASSLAIGKGSVCQQEDNSRDGIGGEYSGPELPEDIWCHTHSLMTLRDAARAACLSHAFLRSWRCHPNLIFDHGILCQLRHDLASTVNHIFENRSGIGVKTLKLDFSCYHEPKAYSYLHRWLRIAVTPGTEKLVVLSASDVAFNFPCSILSDGNGSTIQHLHLVDCGFHPTVSVVCMRSLTVLHLDHVGITGDELGCLFSGCVALEQLKLRRCSKITCLKIPSEMQRLSYLQVSVCHKLRMIKNEAPNSCSFDFLGDRIEISLGDSLRLKKLDVLCNNVLRYAREEFPSSAPNLENLSIFSRHEVANTAMAFVPSKFLHLKYLSISIAVAYDYLSLVYFLDAAPSLETFKLCVLTGLGPTDKLLLEDRSQLRQMSGYCHHKLQTVKISRFCSSKSMVELTSHILENSVSLRCLTLDTTNCGFRCSGDRSTRCSCLVRPWEDDEAVLVIEKYIKGKVPSTVKLMLWSHAASVMPFY, encoded by the exons ATGGAGCGGCAGCCGGAGCAGCCTCTCCCCGAAGCCCAGATCGACA ATGGATCGTCTGCTTCATCACTGGCTATAGGAAAGGGATCGGTCTGCCAACAAGAGGATAATTCTCGTGATGGCATAGGAGGGGAATACTCAGGGCCAGAGCTTCCAGAG GACATTTGGTGTCATACACATTCCCTAATGACGCTCCGAGATGCTGCTCGTGCTGCCTGTTTGTCTCATGCCTTTCTACGTTCCTGGAGATGCCATCCCAATCTCATATTTGATCATGGAATACTATGCCAGTTGAGACACGACCTCGCCAGCACAGTGAATCACATTTTTGAAAATCGCTCGGGCATTGGTGTGAAAACACTCAAACTAGATTTCTCCTGTTACCACGAGCCCAAGGCCTATTCATATCTCCATAGGTGGCTTCGGATAGCTGTTACACCAGGCACTGAAAAACTTGTCGTTCTGTCTGCGAGTGATGTAGCATTCAACTTCCCATGCTCAATCCTATCTGATGGGAACGGAAGCACGATCCAGCATCTTCACCTTGTTGACTGTGGCTTCCATCCTACAGTCAGTGTTGTTTGCATGAGGAGCCTGACAGTGCTGCATCTCGATCATGTGGGAATTACGGGGGACGAGTTAGGGTGCCTTTTTTCCGGCTGTGTTGCTTTGGAGCAGTTGAAACTCAGGAGATGCTCCAAGATAACTTGCTTGAAGATACCTTCCGAGATGCAGCGGCTCAGCTACCTGCAGGTGTCAGTATGCCACAAACTGCGAATGATAAAGAACGAAGCTCCAAATAGTTGTAGTTTTGACTTTCTAGGTGACCGTATAGAGATCTCACTTGGAGATTCACTGCGACTGAAGAAACTAGATGTGCTGTGTAACAACGTCCTCCGTTATGCACGTGAAGAGTTCCCATCCAGTGCGCCGAATCTTGAAAACCTTAGCATATTTTCACGTCACGAG GTAGCCAATACAGCAATGGCGTTTGTGCCTAGCAAGTTCCTCCACCTGAAGTACTTGAGTATTTCTATTGCAGTAGCCTATGATTATTTGTCTCTGGTTTATTTTCTTGATGCTGCTCCGTCCTTGGAGACATTCAAACTGTGT GTACTGACAGGGCTAGGACCCACAGATAAACTACTTTTGGAAGATCGCTCACAGCTTCGGCAGATGTCAGGATATTGCCATCACAAGCTCCAGACTGTGAAGATCTCTAGGTTCTGCTCTTCAAAGAGCATGGTTGAGCTGACGTCCCATATTCTTGAAAACTCAGTATCACTGCGGTGCCTTACATTGGACACCACGAACTGTGGTTTCAGGTGTTCCGGCGACAGATCTACCAGATGCTCCTGCTTGGTTAGACCCTGGGAAGACGATGAAGCAGTCTTGGTGATCGAAAAATACATCAAGGGTAAAGTTCCCTCCACAGTCAAGCTCATGTTGTGGAGCCATGCAGCCAGTGTCATGCCGTTCTACTAG
- the LOC123122120 gene encoding uncharacterized protein isoform X4, translating to MERQPEQPLPEAQIDNGSSASSLAIGKGSVCQQEDNSRDGIGGEYSGPELPEDIWCHTHSLMTLRDAARAACLSHAFLRSWRCHPNLIFDHGILCQLRHDLASTVNHIFENRSGIGVKTLKLDFSCYHEPKAYSYLHRWLRIAVTPGTEKLVVLSASDVAFNFPCSILSDGNGSTIQHLHLVDCGFHPTVSVVCMRSLTVLHLDHVGITGDELGCLFSGCVALEQLKLRRCSKITCLKIPSEMQRLSYLQVSVCHKLRMIKNEAPNSCSFDFLGDRIEISLGDSLRLKKLDVLCNNVLRYAREEFPSSAPNLENLSIFSRHEVANTAMAFVPSKFLHLKYLSISIAVAYDYLSLVYFLDAAPSLETFKLCVLTGLGPTDKLLLEDRSQLRQMSGYCHHKLQTVKISRFCSSKSMVFRRQIYQMLLLG from the exons ATGGAGCGGCAGCCGGAGCAGCCTCTCCCCGAAGCCCAGATCGACA ATGGATCGTCTGCTTCATCACTGGCTATAGGAAAGGGATCGGTCTGCCAACAAGAGGATAATTCTCGTGATGGCATAGGAGGGGAATACTCAGGGCCAGAGCTTCCAGAG GACATTTGGTGTCATACACATTCCCTAATGACGCTCCGAGATGCTGCTCGTGCTGCCTGTTTGTCTCATGCCTTTCTACGTTCCTGGAGATGCCATCCCAATCTCATATTTGATCATGGAATACTATGCCAGTTGAGACACGACCTCGCCAGCACAGTGAATCACATTTTTGAAAATCGCTCGGGCATTGGTGTGAAAACACTCAAACTAGATTTCTCCTGTTACCACGAGCCCAAGGCCTATTCATATCTCCATAGGTGGCTTCGGATAGCTGTTACACCAGGCACTGAAAAACTTGTCGTTCTGTCTGCGAGTGATGTAGCATTCAACTTCCCATGCTCAATCCTATCTGATGGGAACGGAAGCACGATCCAGCATCTTCACCTTGTTGACTGTGGCTTCCATCCTACAGTCAGTGTTGTTTGCATGAGGAGCCTGACAGTGCTGCATCTCGATCATGTGGGAATTACGGGGGACGAGTTAGGGTGCCTTTTTTCCGGCTGTGTTGCTTTGGAGCAGTTGAAACTCAGGAGATGCTCCAAGATAACTTGCTTGAAGATACCTTCCGAGATGCAGCGGCTCAGCTACCTGCAGGTGTCAGTATGCCACAAACTGCGAATGATAAAGAACGAAGCTCCAAATAGTTGTAGTTTTGACTTTCTAGGTGACCGTATAGAGATCTCACTTGGAGATTCACTGCGACTGAAGAAACTAGATGTGCTGTGTAACAACGTCCTCCGTTATGCACGTGAAGAGTTCCCATCCAGTGCGCCGAATCTTGAAAACCTTAGCATATTTTCACGTCACGAG GTAGCCAATACAGCAATGGCGTTTGTGCCTAGCAAGTTCCTCCACCTGAAGTACTTGAGTATTTCTATTGCAGTAGCCTATGATTATTTGTCTCTGGTTTATTTTCTTGATGCTGCTCCGTCCTTGGAGACATTCAAACTGTGT GTACTGACAGGGCTAGGACCCACAGATAAACTACTTTTGGAAGATCGCTCACAGCTTCGGCAGATGTCAGGATATTGCCATCACAAGCTCCAGACTGTGAAGATCTCTAGGTTCTGCTCTTCAAAGAGCATG GTGTTCCGGCGACAGATCTACCAGATGCTCCTGCTTGGTTAG
- the LOC123122120 gene encoding uncharacterized protein isoform X3: MERQPEQPLPEAQIDNGSSASSLAIGKGSVCQQEDNSRDGIGGEYSGPELPEDIWCHTHSLMTLRDAARAACLSHAFLRSWRCHPNLIFDHGILCQLRHDLASTVNHIFENRSGIGVKTLKLDFSCYHEPKAYSYLHRWLRIAVTPGTEKLVVLSASDVAFNFPCSILSDGNGSTIQHLHLVDCGFHPTVSVVCMRSLTVLHLDHVGITGDELGCLFSGCVALEQLKLRRCSKITCLKIPSEMQRLSYLQVSVCHKLRMIKNEAPNSCSFDFLGDRIEISLGDSLRLKKLDVLCNNVLRYAREEFPSSAPNLENLSIFSRHEVANTAMAFVPSKFLHLKYLSISIAVAYDYLSLVYFLDAAPSLETFKLCVLTGLGPTDKLLLEDRSQLRQMSGYCHHKLQTVKISRCSGDRSTRCSCLVRPWEDDEAVLVIEKYIKGKVPSTVKLMLWSHAASVMPFY; this comes from the exons ATGGAGCGGCAGCCGGAGCAGCCTCTCCCCGAAGCCCAGATCGACA ATGGATCGTCTGCTTCATCACTGGCTATAGGAAAGGGATCGGTCTGCCAACAAGAGGATAATTCTCGTGATGGCATAGGAGGGGAATACTCAGGGCCAGAGCTTCCAGAG GACATTTGGTGTCATACACATTCCCTAATGACGCTCCGAGATGCTGCTCGTGCTGCCTGTTTGTCTCATGCCTTTCTACGTTCCTGGAGATGCCATCCCAATCTCATATTTGATCATGGAATACTATGCCAGTTGAGACACGACCTCGCCAGCACAGTGAATCACATTTTTGAAAATCGCTCGGGCATTGGTGTGAAAACACTCAAACTAGATTTCTCCTGTTACCACGAGCCCAAGGCCTATTCATATCTCCATAGGTGGCTTCGGATAGCTGTTACACCAGGCACTGAAAAACTTGTCGTTCTGTCTGCGAGTGATGTAGCATTCAACTTCCCATGCTCAATCCTATCTGATGGGAACGGAAGCACGATCCAGCATCTTCACCTTGTTGACTGTGGCTTCCATCCTACAGTCAGTGTTGTTTGCATGAGGAGCCTGACAGTGCTGCATCTCGATCATGTGGGAATTACGGGGGACGAGTTAGGGTGCCTTTTTTCCGGCTGTGTTGCTTTGGAGCAGTTGAAACTCAGGAGATGCTCCAAGATAACTTGCTTGAAGATACCTTCCGAGATGCAGCGGCTCAGCTACCTGCAGGTGTCAGTATGCCACAAACTGCGAATGATAAAGAACGAAGCTCCAAATAGTTGTAGTTTTGACTTTCTAGGTGACCGTATAGAGATCTCACTTGGAGATTCACTGCGACTGAAGAAACTAGATGTGCTGTGTAACAACGTCCTCCGTTATGCACGTGAAGAGTTCCCATCCAGTGCGCCGAATCTTGAAAACCTTAGCATATTTTCACGTCACGAG GTAGCCAATACAGCAATGGCGTTTGTGCCTAGCAAGTTCCTCCACCTGAAGTACTTGAGTATTTCTATTGCAGTAGCCTATGATTATTTGTCTCTGGTTTATTTTCTTGATGCTGCTCCGTCCTTGGAGACATTCAAACTGTGT GTACTGACAGGGCTAGGACCCACAGATAAACTACTTTTGGAAGATCGCTCACAGCTTCGGCAGATGTCAGGATATTGCCATCACAAGCTCCAGACTGTGAAGATCTCTAG GTGTTCCGGCGACAGATCTACCAGATGCTCCTGCTTGGTTAGACCCTGGGAAGACGATGAAGCAGTCTTGGTGATCGAAAAATACATCAAGGGTAAAGTTCCCTCCACAGTCAAGCTCATGTTGTGGAGCCATGCAGCCAGTGTCATGCCGTTCTACTAG
- the LOC123122120 gene encoding uncharacterized protein isoform X2, producing the protein MCIGNLKYLTINISRDCHHLQSRVICKLRTMSSTMHNQIGEVFRFGNLGDIWCHTHSLMTLRDAARAACLSHAFLRSWRCHPNLIFDHGILCQLRHDLASTVNHIFENRSGIGVKTLKLDFSCYHEPKAYSYLHRWLRIAVTPGTEKLVVLSASDVAFNFPCSILSDGNGSTIQHLHLVDCGFHPTVSVVCMRSLTVLHLDHVGITGDELGCLFSGCVALEQLKLRRCSKITCLKIPSEMQRLSYLQVSVCHKLRMIKNEAPNSCSFDFLGDRIEISLGDSLRLKKLDVLCNNVLRYAREEFPSSAPNLENLSIFSRHEVANTAMAFVPSKFLHLKYLSISIAVAYDYLSLVYFLDAAPSLETFKLCVLTGLGPTDKLLLEDRSQLRQMSGYCHHKLQTVKISRFCSSKSMVELTSHILENSVSLRCLTLDTTNCGFRCSGDRSTRCSCLVRPWEDDEAVLVIEKYIKGKVPSTVKLMLWSHAASVMPFY; encoded by the exons ATGTGTATTGGAAACTTAAAATACTTGACAATAAATATATCACGGGACTGTCACCATCTACAGTCCAGGGTTATTTGCAAGCTCAGAACAATGTCAAGTACTATGCATAACCAGATTGGCGAAGTGTTTAGGTTTGGTAACCTTGGA GACATTTGGTGTCATACACATTCCCTAATGACGCTCCGAGATGCTGCTCGTGCTGCCTGTTTGTCTCATGCCTTTCTACGTTCCTGGAGATGCCATCCCAATCTCATATTTGATCATGGAATACTATGCCAGTTGAGACACGACCTCGCCAGCACAGTGAATCACATTTTTGAAAATCGCTCGGGCATTGGTGTGAAAACACTCAAACTAGATTTCTCCTGTTACCACGAGCCCAAGGCCTATTCATATCTCCATAGGTGGCTTCGGATAGCTGTTACACCAGGCACTGAAAAACTTGTCGTTCTGTCTGCGAGTGATGTAGCATTCAACTTCCCATGCTCAATCCTATCTGATGGGAACGGAAGCACGATCCAGCATCTTCACCTTGTTGACTGTGGCTTCCATCCTACAGTCAGTGTTGTTTGCATGAGGAGCCTGACAGTGCTGCATCTCGATCATGTGGGAATTACGGGGGACGAGTTAGGGTGCCTTTTTTCCGGCTGTGTTGCTTTGGAGCAGTTGAAACTCAGGAGATGCTCCAAGATAACTTGCTTGAAGATACCTTCCGAGATGCAGCGGCTCAGCTACCTGCAGGTGTCAGTATGCCACAAACTGCGAATGATAAAGAACGAAGCTCCAAATAGTTGTAGTTTTGACTTTCTAGGTGACCGTATAGAGATCTCACTTGGAGATTCACTGCGACTGAAGAAACTAGATGTGCTGTGTAACAACGTCCTCCGTTATGCACGTGAAGAGTTCCCATCCAGTGCGCCGAATCTTGAAAACCTTAGCATATTTTCACGTCACGAG GTAGCCAATACAGCAATGGCGTTTGTGCCTAGCAAGTTCCTCCACCTGAAGTACTTGAGTATTTCTATTGCAGTAGCCTATGATTATTTGTCTCTGGTTTATTTTCTTGATGCTGCTCCGTCCTTGGAGACATTCAAACTGTGT GTACTGACAGGGCTAGGACCCACAGATAAACTACTTTTGGAAGATCGCTCACAGCTTCGGCAGATGTCAGGATATTGCCATCACAAGCTCCAGACTGTGAAGATCTCTAGGTTCTGCTCTTCAAAGAGCATGGTTGAGCTGACGTCCCATATTCTTGAAAACTCAGTATCACTGCGGTGCCTTACATTGGACACCACGAACTGTGGTTTCAGGTGTTCCGGCGACAGATCTACCAGATGCTCCTGCTTGGTTAGACCCTGGGAAGACGATGAAGCAGTCTTGGTGATCGAAAAATACATCAAGGGTAAAGTTCCCTCCACAGTCAAGCTCATGTTGTGGAGCCATGCAGCCAGTGTCATGCCGTTCTACTAG